One window of Cydia pomonella isolate Wapato2018A chromosome 7, ilCydPomo1, whole genome shotgun sequence genomic DNA carries:
- the LOC133520041 gene encoding uncharacterized protein LOC133520041: MGLHQLVNYFLIVHVSQAVLNCFAFDFGDRHVRRSPFPGLRDIQHSYSNTYSNTSHQPFYWKLKNENSQNDYKESNFLWRNAKTVTNIKTSTAQSKRRSYMSVLPRHTCLSTTASYIEFDYLDEDQYQKNTSLKRLHRVDTNIRGAILDQFKTRLRSTLRSPSNSLRINDPYNAQELLPISKPPKILQESALFSHHQAFNKFKIKKVDKLKNNIEVSDLISNEAYLGRKLATVKVSLKDSQMPTTTVKLLVQSTTSASTTVFTSPDDRVKFFEIYDTNTLRPSNKRLKLNSSSMHQSQKMPEIISITENFTNKSNGESNIPSKFWRLDNPINARFERKYKNFRKRSFKVDGNLDILNGIPESNASELHAIPKTYSHEQTFVFSKTEPLTRTAMAKWSSYPFASVYVYKPTQTHCDASGISPHWLLAAGSCLSRHNLEYSIDERSAYVTYCGEHWRSPERIAYVKRIVVHPKFNPRDKVRRLLFNIGLIQVSNSMSTSCPRWAPIAMMSHQFSASSAGTMASAVGWGLDRYGSKYTTEKLPHWPLTVYEALVYHNTCPGSSTFSMAKRQDGSGASNVYCLLLPVYTGEENDSVHGGLLLVDGKLIALYLQEERRAWGSQSAQYTGVWRLLPWITDVAYEHDDAEITLDV, encoded by the exons ATGGGACTACATCAACTTGTAAATTATTTCTTGATTGTTCATGTATCACAAGCAGTTCTTAATTGCTTTGCATTCGATTTTGGGGACAGACATGTTAGAAGGTCACCATTTCCAGGCTTAAGAGATATTCAGCATTCATATTCTAATACTTACAGCAACACATCACATCAACCCTTTTATTGGAAACTAAAAAATGAAAACAGTCAAAATGATTACAAAGAAAGCAATTTTCTCTGGCGAAACGCAAAAACTGTTACAAACATAAAAACCTCCACTGCTCAGTCTAAACGAAGAAGTTATATGTCTGTGTTGCCCCGTCACACTTGTCTATCAACTACTGCTAGTTATATAGAATTCGATTATTTAGACGAGGATCAATACCAAAAGAATACCAGTTTGAAAAGGTTACATAGAGTTGATACTAATATCAGAGGAGCTATATTGGATCAATTCAAGACAAGGCTACGTTCCACTTTGCGCTCCCCTTCTAATTCATTACGTATTAACGATCCATACAATGCACAGGAATTGTTACCCATATCAAAACCTCCAAAAATTCTTCAAGAATCTGCTTTATTTTCTCATCACCAAGCTTTCaacaagtttaaaattaaaaaagtggaTAAACTGAAGAATAACATCGAAGTAAGTGATTTAATTAGCAATGAAGCATATTTGGGTAGAAAGCTTGCTACAGTAAAAGTGTCTCTGAAAGATTCCCAAATGCCAACGACAACTGTAAAACTACTGGTACAATCTACAACATCCGCATCAACTACTGTCTTCACATCTCCTGATGACAGAGTAAAATTCTTTGAAATATATGATACAAATACCTTACGACCTTCGAAcaaaagattaaaattaaatagcaGCAGTATGCATCAAAGTCAGAAAATGCCAGAAATTATATCAATAACagaaaattttacaaataaaagcaACGGAGAGAGTAACATTCCAAGTAAATTTTGGCGTCTTGATAACCCGATTAATGCAAGATTTGAGAGGAAATATAAGAATTTCAGAAAAAGGTCTTTTAAAGTGGATggaaatttagatattttaaacGGAATTCCTGAAAGTAATGCTTCGGAATTACATGCCATTCCAAAAACATACAGTCATGAACAAACTTTCGTCTTCTCTAAAACAGAACCTTTAACAAGAACTGCCATGGCGAAATGGTCCAGCTATCCTTTTGCATCTGTTTACGTCTATAAACCGACGCAG ACACATTGCGATGCATCAGGTATAAGTCCGCACTGGCTGCTAGCTGCCGGATCCTGCCTGTCGCGACATAACTTGGAATACTCGATCGACGAAAGATCGGCGTATGTGACGTACTGCGGAGAGCACTGGCGATCGCCTGAGCGTATCGCTTATGTCAAAAGAATCGTGGTACATCCTAAATTCAACCCAAGGGATAAAGTTAGAAGACTTCTTTTTAACATTG gGTTGATCCAAGTGTCGAATTCAATGTCCACATCTTGTCCTCGTTGGGCACCAATCGCAATGATGTCTCATCAGTTCTCTGCGAGCTCGGCGGGTACTATGGCCTCTGCAGTTGGCTGGGGTTTAGACAG ATACGGATCTAAATACACGACTGAAAAGTTGCCACACTGGCCGCTTACTGTATACGAAGCTCTGGTCTATCACAACACATGCCCAGGGAGTTCCACGTTTAG CATGGCGAAACGCCAAGATGGCAGTGGCGCCAGCAATGTCTACTGTCTCCTGCTGCCGGTGTACACTGGAGAAGAAAACGATTCCGTGCACGGCGGACTGTTGCTGGTCGATGGAAAGCTGATAGCACTATATTTGCAG GAAGAACGTCGTGCCTGGGGCAGTCAGTCAGCGCAGTACACGGGTGTGTGGCGGCTCCTCCCTTGGATAACAGACGTAGCGTACGAGCATGACGACGCGGAAATCACTTTGGACGTATAG